ATTCTTTGAACAACTGATAAAGTAGGACAGCACATGACTACTTCCCTTCTAAACCATTTCGCTTGAAACATTTTCCATCCTCCTCTCATTCTCCTTTGCTAGTGTGTAAAAGACAGTTGTCTGTACTACCAGTGTAACATTACTTATATTCTTACACTATACTATAGATTTGCACTAAATTAAAGAGATTTTGCTACCTGGAAATGTCACATTAACTGAAAGAACAGCTTAGGGTGTGACATCTATCAATGGCTGAGTAAAAAGactgcttttcctcccctcaACTCGATGCTGCAATTGAGCCTCAGTACATTATTGCTGTATTAGAGGTCTCAGTGCTGCACCTGTGAGGACTAAGGCACAATCAAGGCACTCAAGCATACAAGATTTTGACCCCCTCAAAACCTTTGCTCAGATCTCCACTGAGTGATTTGTAACATTCCCAGCCTGTACATGCCTGGTACTGCTTCAGTGTGAGCAACTGGGACATGACAGACAAGATCCTGGATGGGAAAGAACCTAGGGTTAGCCAGAAGTAAACACACAGCATAGGTGAAATTGAGATTGTCCCATGGGTTTTCCACCTCAGCAAAGAGGAACCTGGGTTCAATTTCTCAGCTTCAcgatgtttctgtatttttgccaGTTACTATTTAGCTTTAAaagaagactaaaaaaaaatagctgcttCTGTTCCCACAGGTCCCAGGAACTCTGCACTCTCTTCTCTGCTGCAGTGCGGCTTCCCCAGGCAATATTCTCCCTGTGGAATATCCCATGGCCTGAGGCACAGAGCACTCTCCAGGGAAGGGAGCTTGAACACATCCAGAGTGGGAACTGAAGGGAGCCCAACATCTCCTGTTTTCCAGGACTTAGGGTAAGCAACTGCTATTAAAGACAGGTATGCTTATACATCCGCCTTACAAAGTCTAGGGCAAGCTCCTACTTTAAAGAGATCATTTATCTACCAAAGTGAATAGGAAATTCCCTCCTCTAGTCTTGAGTGAGTCCCTCAAGAGAGGGGTGAAATGCTTGACATTTTCTATTGCCACCCAGCTTCCACCAGGAACTGTAGATGTGACAGCAACAGGTGGAATAAAGGGCCTGGGTCTTCACTCTGGAAAATGAGGATTTGATAACCCAAGCTCTCTTCTTCTGTCATCAATATAATGTATTTGAGTTCTGGAGACATGATTAAACTCTCAGTTGTTGAATCCCAGTGACCCAGTCTGTGTATTGTAAAATTAGTTTCCTGTTCCTGTGCCTCGTTAAAAAATCAGTACTCATTTCAGCTCATGCTGACAGCTGACACTATAAGTAATATTAatctaacatttttattttcagagtgtGCTTTGAACTGAGTAGCCTtaatttaagaattattttaacagtTCATTTCCTAAAAATAACTATACCATTCTTTCCAAACATTACATCCATACACAAGCTGACTCACAGCATGAAGTTCCACTGAAGCTATGGCATGGCCACAGCAAATTCAATGCAAAAGTAATAATCTCAATTCACATAGAGACCACCCTCTGTGGAAAACCCCCACCAAATCCTACACAATAAAAATAGGAAGGAAACTTGTAGGATTATCTAACAATCAGCCTAAAAGCACAGGCAGTCTGGAGAAAGGATATTAATGTCTTTAATTCTTGAAAGGCTCTAGAAAATTCTATAGCAGGGATGGAATCTTCTATTCAATTACTTACAGcgatttaaaatatataaaggTAATTACAAAACTTCTGTTGGATTTTGCTTACAGCATGGTCAAAAGAGCCTATGATTTAGCCGAGACTAGAATTTCAGACAtgcttttacatgtttttaGTGTTGCTCCCTGCAGATCCATCCTGTACAGATCAGGTTATTTACAGCTTAAGTGCCTGGAAACAAGAAGTGTTACAATATGCAATATGTTCAAAAACCTGGAATTAATTTTATAACTTTTTCTAAGAGAATTAGTAACACACAGCAAAACTGGCCCAATATCTATAGAACTGCTTGTAATTACTACTTTCTACTATGGCAACTTTCAATCTACTACCATATGGGTTTCCATTGATTCACAACAATGGAAATGTCACTCTGGCTCAGCACTGTTAAATGCCATTTTCAGAAGAGGAAATACAAGTTTTGAAGTGACCAATGAAATGGAGCAATTATGTAGTTTAGTATTTGCTTTATGTAGTTTGAGAGAATTGTTACAAATTCCTTCAAGCACTACAAAATGGGAAGTGTGTAAGATGTAAGTTAATTTAAACCTGCTTTGCCATAATAATGTTATGCAGTTGACAAAGTTTTGATATAATCAACAGTATAGAGGTCCCAAAGTAAAATCTTAAATAGTGACTACATAAAATATCACTTTAAAATATGAGTTACACACTGTAAGAATCCTAGCTTATCAATAATCATATATCACTACAGAGTAAGTTGATAAAGGGTTTTCTTTCACACGTTTCTTGCATCTCCCTTCTGTCACAGTGCTAAGCCCACATTAGCTGTGCCTGCACTAATAGAGCTGGGAGACTGAGTGCAGGAGAAGTGATCAAGATTGGAGTGTCAACAAAGGCACCAGATGCCACTGATGCCTCTTCCACACTTCAGTCCTCAGGCACCACAGCAGAACCAGGAACTCTCCTGACTCCAAGGTTTCCTAGTAAAGACAGATTTGAAGAGGGACAGCCACTTCCCTAAgtgataaaaacaaaatgctgatATGTTCTATTGTCAAATAAGCCTGTAAGATCAGAATTACACAGtgttaatgttattttatgCTAGTTATACAGTTCTTTGGCCAGATCACATTCAACTGTTCATTTAGCCTAGCACAGATCTTGCTTAATTAACCCACAGAGTAAGTTCCTTTATAATAACTGTTTTAATGAAGTGTTAATGAAGACCCCTAATTTAATATTCTGCCCTTccatttaaaaagtgatttttaaatatcattaaaaGACAGCACTTGGATACTAACAGTTCACTGCAAAGACTTCcactgagaagaaaacaagaaggtaaaaaaagccaaaaagccCCTAGCCCCCCCCCGAAAGGATACAAAAACATGCCAAATAAAGGTTTGTAACAGATTTTACTTGTACAAAAGCAACGTTTTAGCATCATTCACAATAAAAAGCTAAGACCTGTTTGGTGTTATACAGACAGGGTGTATCAACTCAGAATGCAACAGGTAAAGTGTACTGTAATAACAGTGAGATACACTGTTGTATTTAGCCAATTACTCCTGATGCCTCTTTGTGGATACTTTCTTAATTACAGGTCCTCTCTGCTTCATATATGTCAGCAGTATATTTTGGAATATAAAACCTGGAAACcttaaaatacactgaaatgtgtctggaaaaaatcaaacccagGACCAGTTTCTCACTGCACAATAATAGCTCTACCAGATCATTGAAACAAACAACACCTTGTATGTAAACTGTCCCATCATTCCACTCCCCCTTatataaaaaaaggagaaaaattgtcTTTATATAGAAAATTGTTTCATCTTCTTGCTTCTGCATTCATGCAACTTCATTATTAGGTTTCCTTATCCAGATATTAAACTGTAAAATGAACAGTTACTTATCATGGGGCTTTTCCACCATCTTCAGTGCTAATCTTCCAACCATTAGCAAACTGTATAAGGGGGAAAAACATAGAAttaaacaacaataataatttgtcaattcattttcaaatacttcCCCTGTAACTGGAGCatggaaacaaaaaagataCACAAAACACGATTCACTCCATCTCAGTTTAATTAAGGAAATAAGAAATCACACAtaggaggttaaaaaaaaaaaaaaaaaaaaaggtatattgTGTTGTACCTGACACCAGCAATTAGCCCTGCAGGCATGAATTTTCCAGAGTTGTAAAATCTTGTTCCCATGATGGCAGTCAGTGTTCCAGATGTAACTTAAATGAGAGATTATACACTTCAGTCAGCAGAGATGCATGCATGTGAGAGAGATGCTACAATTCAAAACTAACAGAACAGAGAGAAGTATTAGCATCAAGTCAAAGGTGAAACAGGGTTACTTCACGTGATGGACTAAAAGAGTCAATAAATTGTGTAAACTTTGGAATGCCTCAGTATGTGAAGAGTAAATATTCTAAATCAAGTTCTAGCAGACAGTGCATTCCATATGCTTCTGCAGACAATCCTCAAATTTCTTTGTCAAAATGTGCTGCTTTGGAGACTGGAAATAATCTATGCTACACTGTTCTGGAACTTGCTCCTTCCCTATGCACAGGCAAATCACTAAATCTGTGCACATAATTCCCCCACTTCTTgtaaaaaggagaaagcatTTTTGCGTCTAACTTGTAGTAATGTTCTGAGAATTAACTAGTTTATGTTTACAAAAGCCTTCAAAAGGGAAGTGTGCTATGTAAGTTCTAAGCATTATCAATTCATTTCAGCCCTGCACCACCTTCCACTAAGATCAGAGAGTTAAAATTACTGACCCTGACCACTTGGCATAGAGACAGGAGCCAGGTACTTTCAGTGAGCCAGTAAAGAAGAAAGGGCAATCCCTGGAACACTGTATctcaaagaaaaactgaatacTAAGAAAACTATAATGAAAACATACTGATGAAATGCTCAGCCTTAGCACGTATCTGCTACCCAGTGGTAACAGCTACACGCAACATGTTGTTGCAACCACTCTTTTTATCTTCTACTATTGCTTCTATGGGACGACTGGTCCTGCAGGACCCTGCTCATCTTCAGTCCTAGCCATGGCATCCTTCCTCCCTAACATCACCCTAAATATTGTCACTGACATCTAGCAGTCTCATACAGAGACTGGGACCACAGTCTAACACACAACAAAgaactaaaatatttcagtattcaAATGCCTCAAGCTCTGATCAGTAGCCAATCTTCAAAATATGCACACCTCACTAAATGTAATTTTGTCTAAAACAGGAGTAGAACGCACCTTTGCCAAAAACTTTAAAGcatgaaaaggaggaaaagactCCATATACTACTGAATTACAGAAACGTATCCAACTGTCTCTCACATTTGGGAAAAACCTTTGTCTCACTCCTCTTAAGCTTGCTGTATTTGCAGTTTATTCCAGTTATTTAGGCTTGACCACGCACAGCTTTTGACCTATCTGGTCGATGTGGAAGTGGACTGCACTATAGACAAAGCTGAGGTGGAGAGAAACGCTGGACCTTCCCTTTTCAATTCTGACTTTCACATATCAAAGAGCTTGATGCTATGCCACTGCTTCAGTGAACAAATGCCATAGTCAGTGGCAGCTCTTTAAGCACTGACTAAGCAGTGACGCTCCACAGTTAGCTTCTCAAAGTCAGGGAGAAGGCAAGCTCCAGTTctgagaagaagaaacagcattACTGAAGCTTGCTTCGCTGTTCAATTTCCCCAGGCATGAAACACCTTTGTAATTCCACATATTTTgtcatatataaaaataagccAATCACAGTCTCTGCCAGTTtcagcaataataaaataacctgCTACGGATATGGGCAGTCTGCAGGGGAGTCACGCTTCCTGAAATGCTCCAGCCTCCCGAAGGATGCTGAAAGTAAGATCCAGCCAAAAAGAGGACACACAAAGGTCAGACATCAATTTACTAGCACTTCCCTTGCACTATGATCCTTCAAACACGCCAGTATGAGACAGATGCATGGTGGCAGCCACCAATTCAGCAAAGCCTGGGGACCGAAACATAGCTAGTGCTAGGGAACTGTCATGCACTGATGTCTTCTACAGATCAGGAATGGAGGGGAGACAATACTACTAACCCAAATACTGGCCAAAGGATTACATAAAACACACGCTCGCAAGTATCTGAGATATAGCAGCCTAACAAGTGTCAGGCATCAGTGGAGCTACAGGAATTATCTACATATATTTTCTCAGCCTGCTTCAACTGCAAGGTATCCTAACTTCCTGGTGAATGAGAAAAGTTCAAGTCATGTTATTTTGCAACTGGCATGAGCTTTAGGCATGCACAGGTTAAAATGATAGGTGATAACCATCCCAACTTGATTGCAACCCTGAGCACTATATAGTAAAtggcagaaagacaaaaattgcattttggaGATTCACACCACACTACATACaagtttttaaacacaaaattcttatttgatttttattttgctgaagaatGTGAAATAATGGtatttggtttgattttttttttttcaaaccacaTAAGTTTCACTTAATCTTAGCACACATTTTCCTCCACAAGCTGTAGGGTTTTTGATGTTCAGAAGACAAACTCTAATGATAAATAACAGATATTGTCCTCTCTGGTTGTAGAAAAGGAATAAACATGTACGTTTGAACTATCACCCAGAGCACTTTATACTTCTTGCAAAAGGGATGCTGCAATGTAGTGAGAAATCACTGAGGAAGACACACCAAGACAAGCAGTTTTTAATATGCATTCTCACTAcattctttataaaaataattaagtaatGCTAACATTTCACTAAAATACAAGTTTAAAGATGGGATTGAAAGGAGATTTATAACACCATCAGTTTAACTCTTCTGCAAAGACTTTTAGGTACTCAATTTAACTATCCAGTTATTTTAGTGTAAATATAATCCCttctaattaaaattttacattACTTACTCAGAGAAATCCAAACATTATTTGGATTCTGTGAGAGCTGATAGGCACCCATTCCAGCCAAACTGCCAAAGACAAGGCCAGCAGCTAGCGACGGGACACTACCTGAATAAGTAAAAGATAATGAATTTATTAGAAACTCAGAAATAAACTTGCTTATCAGCTTATCTGTTTTGTAAAACAccaacagtaacaaaaaaagatgGACATTCATTGTCATAAAGCAGATTAGAGAcgttttttctcttttaagatTAAGACCATGCTGATCTGCAGCAAGAAACACATTCAAATACTCTTGCATAAGATACCAATAGCATTAGTATTTAATTCTGTAACAGTAAAGCCATTAGTATATTTATGATGGAAAGAATagtgagaaaagcaaaagaattggTGTTTTCTGTGCAAACCGAAGCATGTTGTTTCAACACAGTAATACCAGAATTTCTTGAGAGGCAGTGAAGTAGATGGATTAAATAGTAAGGGTTTAAGATCAGAAAAAGGACACGTGAACTGAACTGGGCAGGAGGGCATTCAGACAAATAAACAGTTGCCAAAGAAGAGAGCGGAGTTGAATAAGAGACGTCATATCCCTTAAGTGCCCCTGAGATCTGATCCAAAGGTAACCGCAGACTTTGGAAGAAGGTTCCCTGGACTCACATGAACTTTGGATCAAGTATGCAGCATAAATGATAATCCCAAGATACCAGAAGATAAAGGATACCACATCCAAACTGGTGATTTATAGATTACATCAAGTAATGAAGTGGCATGACCACTGTGAGTGGTGAATGCCCTCAATAAGGCTAACGGAGAATTCAGGACTTAATGCTACTGAAGGTGTTTATATATTCCATTTATTGGGTCACCTGTTAAAGACTTGAGATTGCAAAGCTAAGCTGATAAAGATCTCCTCTCAATGTTACAGGAGGTTCGTATATTGCTACCATAAAGTAATAATTTTTCAGTCATCAACAAGGCAGCTGTAACATTGCTTCAGATCCGGCTTTTGGTATAAAAAGCAAGAGATGAAGATGATAGAAAGCACCAGATGTTCTTGTACATGTGCAAGGAAAAGGTGCACACTCTAGTAAGTGTCTGCTTACAGTTTAACGAACATGTGGTAGCTACAATTCTTTCCACAAGCCTGGGAGCCAAGAAATGGCCATCATATCCTTGAATTTTACCTCAAGGCATTATTTAAGCAGCTATGACACATATACTTACTAAGACAACCACACCACCTCTGGCTCAAGAAGTTCCCGAATCTCAAAACATTGGGACTCAGAGAACTTATCAAACGAAGAGAGAAAAGccaatcaatcaatcaatcaatcactCTTTGCTTGCCCTGTTCTCATATTCTTCCCAAGGCACCTACCGCTGACCACTATCTGTGTGGGTAAATAGACCCAGTTGTAAAAGAACAGATCACCACCATCTTAGCTCTATGATGAAAGttccattttcttttgatttctccAAGCTATTAGTAAGGATATGATGGCTTCCCCACACCCTCCTCCCTAGAAGTCACCATACAAGTTCCTGTTCCCCCTTCAAAAATCCTGTGACCTGGATTCCGTTGCCTCAGCATGACCATGTCCTCCCATCTGGGACCACAGGATAAGACAGACACCTACCATTTCATAATGGCCTCAGAGAAATACATATGCAAATAGTTACTTAAGTTCTCAGTATTGTCCTTCCTGACATAAACTCCACTCGCAGTCCAAAGGATAAATCAAGCCAATAGAAAATAGAATGGAACAGGCATTAGCATCTATGTAGTCAAATGCACTTGTAAGATTCTTACTGACTTCAGCAATGCACCTTCATATCACACATGCTAAGATGGCTTAGGGATTTTTGGAGCTGAAAGGGACAGTATTGCAGCGGGGATGAATCCACAGTTCTGTCTATAGGAGGGCAAACTCAGAAAAAGGTCAGGAAATGAAAGCAGTAGGTCAGAGGGTAAGCTTATGATGCAGAGGCCAGAAAAGGAACAAGTTTAAGGACTGATTTGCATTGTTCAGCTCTACTTGGAGAAAGGATCCTTCTGAAAACTCTCTGCAACTTGCAGTATACTGTTACCATCAAAtattaaaatgagaataaatctctaaggaaaaaaaaaaacgtgATTTATGTCATTTGAAGATACAGAACATTTATAGAATGCCTGTATTTAAAATAGCAGGGAAAAAGCCTTTCTGAAGCAAACTCATGACAGTTCACCCAAAGAGCACAATGCAGAGCCAGGATATCAGCATCCACCAGAAAGCTGACCGGGTTTATCAGCCCAAAGCACCACACCCCAACAGCAGCAAGTTATCAGCACGTGGCACAAACTGATAAACTTTACATCTGCGCGAGCTTCGACATAGGCGGCTTTCAAAAAAAGCCGCCCAGCTCACAAAGTTcttggggagtggggggagacGACGGGAGATACAAGCACCTTCCCGCACCGTACCTGCTTTTACATAGCCAATGAGCCCTCCTGATGCCACCAGGGCGGCGTAGCCAAAGCCGAGCCAGTCCACTGCCATGCTGAAAACTGGAAGAGAAGTTGGGGTTACGATCAGTATCTTTGAATTtttcaggggaagaaaaataagagcattttaccgggggggggggggggggcgctttTCCACGAGCAAGGCCTGCCTAAAGCCTAAGCCCTAAACCGAGTCCAAGAAATGAAACCCGATTTGTTGGGAATGCAGCCCTGGCGATGGCGGGGCAGACTTCGGTGTccgtcgtgtcccccccccgagGGTAGGCTGGCAGCACTCACCTGCCCGGCGGACCCACTCCACGGCAGCCCGGGGCGGAGCAGGCTGCGGAAGGGGAGGTGAGGGAGCCACGCACCGCCCAAAACTTCCCTTTTCCGGCTGTTctcagagaaggaaggaaaaaataaaaccacaacccaaccccaaaaccaaaaaacaccaaaacaaaacaaaaaccctaaAAGGCAAGGTAGGGTCCGTCccgggaaaaaaaaagaaaaaaaagaaaaaaaaaagggggttggTGCCCTCCCAGCTACCTCCAGAGCTGCGGGTAACTCCCCCGACCCTGGTGGGGGGTATCGAAGATGCCCGAGCAAGCCCGGGTGCCTACAAATGAGGAGAAGACTTCAGTGCAGACGATGTTTTGTGTGCTTGTTCAGTGAGGGGCAAAGCTCACTCACAACTGCGTTTGTGTGCACCCAATCCATCCTCGTCCTGTTGCAGAAGTGGGGGTATGGGGTACAGCTGAGaatttggggttggtttttgttgtggCATGAGCTACAACTCTGGGCAGCCTACAGGCTGCTTCTAGCTTTGATCAGTAATTTCAGTATAGCCCTTTTATGGAAGATGTAGAGGATTTCTATAATCTTCAAATTACAAGCACAGCTAGTGCAACAGAAACAGGAGTCTTATACTGTAGAAGTTACACAACAGTGGGAGATGGAAAACATcttgtaaagaaaatgttttgcatttttgttaatctggaaaaaatgtGGAGAGATGTTTATAACTGTCTACAAAGGTAAACTCTTTTCAAGTgctgaaactgt
The Haliaeetus albicilla chromosome 21, bHalAlb1.1, whole genome shotgun sequence genome window above contains:
- the LOC104319089 gene encoding uncharacterized protein: MVVFSWSMFSMPVFRELLRMIEGRQQCRERGDVSSEKALPVSERVSVRDTGRVDGTMAARNNSLVSSIPAEPQPEKGSFGRCVAPSPPLPQPAPPRAAVEWVRRAVFSMAVDWLGFGYAALVASGGLIGYVKAGSVPSLAAGLVFGSLAGMGAYQLSQNPNNVWISLITSGTLTAIMGTRFYNSGKFMPAGLIAGVSLLMVGRLALKMVEKPHDK